In the genome of Raphanus sativus cultivar WK10039 chromosome 9, ASM80110v3, whole genome shotgun sequence, the window ATTGCGAGAGGCTAAGACCTCGATCGCTGCCATCTCTGTACCAGTAACCATTTGATGATGGTGCTGCTGAAACCTCTCCACTTCTGCTATCTGATATTAACACATTTTAATTAGCTATACTGAAGAATCTTCTAATGAGGGATAGATGATTAATTGATGTGTTTATGGAATAAAGAAACgcattatatatgtttttaccTTGGTTCGGAGATAGATACTCTCGTTATCAAGCTCAATCTCCTGTCATTTACCATATTCAAAGGTTTTTCACAAGAAATATTGGAGTGATcttaattaaaaacttaaagcAACACTTTAGTTTGAGATCTATTTACCCTTTTCTGCAGGTTCTCGATTTCAGCTAGAAGCAACTCATGCTATTTCTCGCAAGTACACaaagaagattaaaaaaatattcaggaaactatatgatatatacacataaaaGCTTATAAGAGGTCTTATGAGATGTTGTAGCTACATACCTTCTTGGACCTGATTCTAGAGATGGCTTTCTCAAGGCGATTCTCAACCTGTTTTAGTTCCTTGACACTTAAGGCACTCAAAGAGTCTCCCATCAGATGCCTACAACGATATATATAAAAGTGTtatagtaaatataaatataaatataaatatatatatatatatatatatatatataattttaaaagtaattaataacTATAAATGAGGGTAGAGAACCTGTTGGAATTTTGAATCGTTTGAATCTGTTGCCTCAGCTTTGCAGATTCTTGTTGATAGTACTGTAATTTAAACACCCATTAGACTATATATGTCATGAATGCATACGCATATATGTGTCTATATGTGATGCTATAATGAAGTATAGCGAGatggagaaaaaataaaaccGCTGCATTAATCTCTTGGACAGAGTGAGTGTTGGTGTTATCAGAAGCCTTCTTGTACCTCTCAATGGTTGATCTTATGCTGTCACGGAAAAATAACCATCCAATTCACTTGGAATATtgagtatatataatatataaatactagtGCATTTAATCACAGCGGTATTCTAATTCAGATGCCTAAAGATGCATTCGTGTATACAggttattatattaaaacatgaaaaatgtaaacatatgcgtaaatacaaaaaaataataacgtTTAAGTAACCATATGCTaagttaaatttatatatagtatttgtATAGGCCATAGCATTGGTAAACAAACAATATATAGAGACAATAGAAATCATCATtatctttagcaaaaaaaaagaaatcatcaTTATTATGTACTCTGAATAAATATAGAACAATGTAATGAATTTATTTGTACTCAAACCTATTGGGTTTTAATTGAAGGGCGGAAGTTGGCGTTGAGAAtgtcaaatattaaaaaaaattgttttggatatataataggTGAAGTGACttgtagatttttaaaaaaggaagTGGAAGATCTAAGATGAGAAAGCCAAAAAAGGAAGGAAAAGACATGGTCTGATCTGCTTAAGATGAAAGAGGAAAGAAGAGTACGAACTACAACACATCTCCTCGCTGCACAAATTTTTTAAGTTCCAAGAAAAAGCTTTGACAaagcaaacaaataaaaagactTGTTGACCGACACTGCAGCAGCTGCAGGCTAGCTAGCATGAATTCGATACTTTAAACACATCGtactatctctctctttctctttaaaGGGTTTCTTAagatttatttgtatatatatgaaaatagtgtatagtacttGTGTACATAGAAATACTTTTGTATGATATACGGGTATGCATATGtaaatataactaaaagtaAATATCATGAGCCTCTTGAATTTCAAATATCATTTGTACTTTTGCTATTTCGTTTAGGTTCATATGTATAAGtctagatatatatttttagtttagatTTCCTTTCTTGAAATCTAATTGAAACCTTATTGTATACCTAGAAATCAAGTATCATGTCAACATTTCTCTGTTTTATTTCAATTGTGTTGCATCAATAGTTCAAGACAGCTTATAGAATTAAAACACACAGACATAAAAATGCAAATATCGTGAAATTACATCATTTAGTTTAGCAAAAGGCTTAACTAAAAATAGCATATTCGTTTCTGTGGCTTGTAATTAACTATCTCACATCTATATACACAAAGCGATTACTTACTTGTTATTGGCATACTCATAGAGACGACCACGAGTTGAGAAGACAATGAGGGCAACCTCTGCATCACAGAGGACTGAAAGCTCATAAGCCTTCTTCAGGAGTCCATTTCTTCTTTTGCAGAACGTCACTTGTCGATTTGTTGAGTTCTCTATCCTCTTGATCTCTATCTTTCCTCTTCCCATCCTTCATTTTAATTGACAAACCCAACaagatttataaataacttaCTATATATAAATGCACTAAAAGTTTCTCAATTTGGCAATTATTGAATAGATAAATACGGttcaacaaacaaacaaatgatTGATATACTGCAAACGAGtatgatattatataaaatgtaaaagctTGTAGTTAAACAAAAACCCTAAGCTAGGGTTTGAATTAATATAATCCAAACTCAATTTTATGTGTTAAGTGAATAAAAGAGTTTTCTTTTCGTATGCCAACTTTCTTGGGAAATAAAATTAAGGATGTTACTTGATTGATTTCAAGGAGAGACAAGAAAAATCAATTGGATTCCATGCGGATCTGATGTAGCTGAAACAACAGTTTATGAATTTGTTCAGATATATCACTACATATAAACATTACCATGCTTGAAAATCATGTGTATACCATTGTTTCTATTCATAATGTGTAATAGACATATATagatctatatataatattaacgcttcatcaaattttttttttattgatatgaAATGAGGAGGTAGATCTGACCAATTTAATTACATGACTTTTTGGAACccagataaaatttattttgaccCATCCCTTGTGCTATCTATATATTgtgtgtgtctctctctctctctcttcaatgAACATCTGAAATGCTTCACGGGCACAAACGGCAAACAAACACATGTAATTTGACTTTAGATCTGCAAGATTTACATACTTCAGAAAAGGATTTACAAAATCATTGATCTGTAATCTGGGTTTTATGACgaattcttaatatatatttttgtttcaagagcttaaccaataaaaaaagaaatatggaGAGAGTAAAGAAAATAAACAGCTACAAAAAGAATTGAGAAGGCACTGATGCACATGAAACTGAAGTTAGTACAAAAGGAAACATTATTACACAtaaaggagaaagagagagagatggagacaAAACTATGCTTAGTttcaagaagatgaagagaaaaaATCCAGCAGAGTTGGAAGATATTCAGACCAAAACCCATAACTTTAGCTGACAGGAAAGGAAACAGAATCTTGCAGAGATCTACATGCGagaaacttaaaataaatagaacCTAAATTTAATCCTAATCTGATATGACCGAAACAATTTTTACGATCgatctcttattttattttacttatccTTGGAAAACGCATctaacaaagaagaagaaattgggtttttgtcttttaattttCCTAAATGTGAAATTTAGTTTGTGAACAGAGGCAAAGTCAAGAAACAACATCCCATTATGAAAGATTATTATAAGTTTAGAATCTTCAATATATAGagagatgtatatatatagatgtagAGTTTTTGAATGAAGAGATGTGTACAAAGATGGGAACTTGATGAGATCAAGAAGTGTTTTCCATTATGAGAAGTAGAAGTAAAGACATGACAGACAGACCTGAGAATTGCTTCACCCAACTCAATTCAGCTTTCGGAATACAAGacaacagaaagaaaaaaaaagaggaaagaagaaaatttgagtttttagaatcccaaaaacaaaccaaattcGTTTCTCTTCAAAAACCCTAAGATGCCCACTCAATACGTCTATTTGTAgacgtttctttcttttctttgctCACCTTCCAACgtccagagagagagagagagagagagagagagagagagagagagagagagagagagagagagagagagagagagagagagagagagagagagagagagagattgcagATTCCAATGTATTGTGACCAGGAATGTCAATTTTTGGCCAGCTAATTGTCAATTGTAAATGGTTAGAAAATCAGAAAAtcttaatgaaaatttcagatTGACATAAGAACTGTAATTTACTCGGACGTCTTAGGAACGTcacatgtttaaaattattataacttaCAATTTGATAATTATTCTAGAATTAACTTTCATTTGTATAGGTTTTAATTTTCAGACATTGCATTTTTCACTTTAGATATCACATGTTTAAACTTATTGTAACTTACAATTTGATAATTACTCTAAAGTATTTACTttcaatt includes:
- the LOC108823748 gene encoding agamous-like MADS-box protein AGL11; this translates as MGRGKIEIKRIENSTNRQVTFCKRRNGLLKKAYELSVLCDAEVALIVFSTRGRLYEYANNNIRSTIERYKKASDNTNTHSVQEINAAYYQQESAKLRQQIQTIQNSNRHLMGDSLSALSVKELKQVENRLEKAISRIRSKKHELLLAEIENLQKREIELDNESIYLRTKIAEVERFQQHHHQMVTGTEMAAIEVLASRNYFAHGIMATGSGSGAGHGCSYSDPDKKIHLG